One part of the Glycine max cultivar Williams 82 chromosome 14, Glycine_max_v4.0, whole genome shotgun sequence genome encodes these proteins:
- the LOC102660819 gene encoding pyrophosphate--fructose 6-phosphate 1-phosphotransferase subunit beta produces MLQVAGMVSIWLKVLWNITRKGSKILTNQGNCSKIFELGSSSQVGKIEAEKMLIQMVETELEKRKQQGTYKGGFRGQSHFFGYEGRCGLPTNFDSTYCYALGYGAVALLQSGKTGLISSICANALHIIF; encoded by the exons ATGTTACAAGTTGCAGGTATGGTATCAATCTGGCTAAAGGTATTATGGAACATTACTCGAAAGGGATCCAAGATTCTGACAAACCAAGGAAATTGCTCGAAGATTTTCGAATTGGGAAGCTCATCACAG GTTGGCAAGATAGAAGCAGAGAAAATGCTTATTCAAATGGTTGAAACTGAGTTGGAGAAGAGAAAGCAACAGGGCACATATAAAGGAGGATTTAGGGGGCAGTCCCACTTTTTTGG CTATGAAGGGAGATGTGGCTTGCCAACTAATTTTGATTCTACTTATTGCTATGCATTGGGTTATGGTGCTGTAGCCCTCCTTCAAAGTGGGAAGACTGGATTAATATCATCAATTTGTGCCAATGCTCTTCACATTATCTTCTAA